GCTCCGGACCTTCGGCCTTGATGATCGGCGCGAGAGCGGCGGCGTGAGATTCGGTGGATACACGAATGTCCGAAATTTCGGACACGACGTTTACGATCCCGGCGGCCTCGATGAGCGCAGCAGCGCGCTGGCGGCCAAAGTTCCACGCCTCGCGGCAGTAGTCCTCGAACGTCTCGTGGCTCTCGCGGTACAGACGCTCATCACGGATGGTTGCCAGCGCTGTGCCGACCTCAACGAACGTCGCCAGCCCACGGCGGATGACCGTCTCGCAGGCTTCTAGCTGATCCATGACGGACAGCGCCACGTCGTTGCTCACGCGGCGTCCTTCACGAGGTCGGCTAGCGGAATATCCAGCCACGCGGCGACGGTGGCGAGTTCGTCGATTGACCAGCCGATTCGCCCGAGCAGCCTGGAACTGACCTGCGGCTGGGAGATTCCCAACGCCGTTGATAGGTCGCCCTGGGTGAGTCGCTTGCGCGCCAGTTGCGCTCGAATCTCCCCCGATACCGTGTCGCTTACCTTTTGAGTTGGTTGCATGGCTTGACTCTAAAGCCATCCCCTATAGGAACGCAAGCCCAAGGCGATAGTCCTTTAGAACTATTTGTGTGCCATGCCCTATGCATATATAGGCATAGGCATTACGCTGTTGGTATGAGAGCAGCACAAGTGGAGACGCGAACCTCGACCTACGTGGCGGAGGAAGTGCGCGCAATGATGGCCCGGCGTCGGATGTCTGGCGCGGGGTTGGCGCGGGAGATGGGTCTGAGTCAGCCGCAGATAGCGGCGCGAGTGCGCGGCGACCTCGCGTGGTCACTCGATGAACTTGACCGGGTGGCGGGCATACTCCGCTGCAACGTGTGGGACTTGCTCCCGCGGATGGATTCGAACCAACAACCGTCCGGTTACTGGCAACCAGCAACCAACAGGACACCGAGGGGAGGTGTCGGCCATGATCGAATCCATGACCTCAGCCCTTATCGGGCGTGTGGTCGGGGGTTACACCGAACACCTGA
The sequence above is a segment of the Candidatus Nanopelagicales bacterium genome. Coding sequences within it:
- a CDS encoding helix-turn-helix transcriptional regulator, which produces MQPTQKVSDTVSGEIRAQLARKRLTQGDLSTALGISQPQVSSRLLGRIGWSIDELATVAAWLDIPLADLVKDAA
- a CDS encoding helix-turn-helix transcriptional regulator, whose protein sequence is MRAAQVETRTSTYVAEEVRAMMARRRMSGAGLAREMGLSQPQIAARVRGDLAWSLDELDRVAGILRCNVWDLLPRMDSNQQPSGYWQPATNRTPRGGVGHDRIHDLSPYRACGRGLHRTPDGHRPRTGDRPTSHASRPSLLHGTRDLAVAGHHHRPGTLARGARLERGISAVCRG